In one window of Catellicoccus marimammalium M35/04/3 DNA:
- a CDS encoding UPF0223 family protein yields the protein MKENYSYPIDLDWTTEEMIAVVNALQAVEKAYEGKIRVKDFATAYKAFKEVIPSIGEEKRIGREFEQLTRYSLYRVVQEMKQKKETDWIQMPCKKMKRNGKN from the coding sequence ATGAAAGAAAATTATAGTTATCCTATTGATTTAGATTGGACGACAGAAGAAATGATTGCAGTAGTAAATGCTTTACAAGCTGTAGAAAAGGCTTATGAAGGAAAAATTAGGGTAAAAGATTTTGCAACTGCCTATAAAGCTTTTAAAGAAGTGATTCCTAGTATTGGAGAAGAAAAACGAATCGGTAGAGAATTTGAACAATTAACGAGATATTCTTTATATCGAGTAGTTCAAGAAATGAAACAAAAAAAAGAAACCGATTGGATCCAAATGCCTTGTAAAAAAATGAAAAGAAATGGAAAAAACTAG
- a CDS encoding LysM peptidoglycan-binding domain-containing protein yields MNNQKLKLAVITAAPIATMFLAHTASADETYTVQSGDSLSAIASKFNSNIDSIAKANNIHDINQIYSGQELTIPTDKKAEKNYTSTATAVTTYKAAPAAPKTTSAPATGNTSSAKAWIAMKESTNNYNARNGRYIGKYQLDAAYLNGDFSPANQERVAENYVKSRYGSWEAAKAFHQANGWY; encoded by the coding sequence ATGAATAATCAAAAATTAAAATTAGCTGTTATTACTGCCGCTCCAATCGCAACAATGTTCTTAGCACATACTGCTAGTGCGGATGAAACTTATACAGTACAATCAGGTGATAGTTTATCTGCGATTGCTAGCAAGTTTAATTCAAATATTGATTCTATTGCGAAAGCAAACAATATTCATGACATTAACCAAATTTACTCAGGACAAGAGTTAACTATTCCAACAGATAAAAAAGCAGAAAAAAATTATACATCTACAGCAACTGCTGTAACTACTTATAAAGCTGCTCCAGCAGCACCAAAAACAACATCTGCTCCAGCAACAGGAAACACATCAAGTGCTAAAGCTTGGATTGCGATGAAAGAATCAACAAATAACTACAACGCTCGTAATGGTCGTTACATTGGTAAATATCAATTAGACGCTGCTTACTTAAATGGTGACTTCTCACCAGCGAACCAAGAGCGTGTAGCAGAAAATTATGTGAAATCTCGTTATGGTTCATGGGAAGCTGCTAAAGCATTCCATCAAGCAAACGGATGGTACTAA
- a CDS encoding dihydrolipoamide acetyltransferase family protein, translating into MDYIFKLPDIGEGIAEGEILQWFVKEGDTVTEDDVLLEVQNDKSVEEIYAPVEGTIRSIKTEAGTLASVGDPLVVIETDHLPHGEEATEEASTEEASANEPAGEAKEELAPQVPASKKTDDILNQPLAFPSVRRFAKENRVDLHLVTPTGKHNHILQSDVENFLENGSSTAEAPVAKETASTPVVEKAAPVAIAKGEDETREKMTPMRKAIAQSMKQSADNIPAVTLFDEVEVSALWEHRKVYKEYAAEQDVKLSFLPYIAKALAIVVEKYPELNASLDMVNEEVVYHHTCNVGIATNTDQGLYVPVLKDVKRKGLLALAKEISNNTSDALAGSLSAEAMRGGTITITNIGSIGGGFFTPIIRYPEVAILGIGKIKEAPIVKDGEIVVGKQLALSLSFDHRLIDGALAQNAMNELKRLLADPQLLLLEG; encoded by the coding sequence ATGGATTACATTTTTAAATTGCCAGATATCGGAGAAGGAATTGCCGAAGGAGAAATTTTACAATGGTTTGTTAAAGAAGGCGATACAGTAACTGAAGATGATGTCTTATTAGAAGTACAAAATGATAAATCAGTAGAAGAAATTTATGCACCTGTAGAAGGGACGATTCGTTCTATTAAAACAGAAGCCGGTACATTAGCGAGTGTTGGTGATCCATTAGTGGTAATTGAAACTGATCATTTACCTCATGGCGAAGAAGCAACAGAAGAAGCAAGTACAGAAGAGGCATCAGCAAATGAACCAGCTGGAGAAGCAAAAGAAGAGCTAGCACCGCAAGTTCCAGCAAGCAAAAAAACAGATGATATTTTAAATCAACCATTAGCTTTCCCATCTGTTCGTCGTTTTGCTAAGGAAAATAGAGTAGATTTACATTTAGTAACACCAACTGGAAAACATAATCATATTTTACAATCCGATGTAGAAAACTTCTTAGAAAATGGTTCTTCTACAGCAGAAGCTCCTGTGGCTAAAGAAACGGCTTCTACACCAGTCGTAGAAAAAGCAGCTCCTGTTGCGATTGCCAAAGGTGAAGATGAAACAAGAGAAAAAATGACGCCAATGCGTAAAGCCATTGCTCAATCAATGAAACAATCTGCAGACAATATTCCAGCAGTAACTTTATTTGATGAAGTAGAGGTATCTGCACTTTGGGAACATCGTAAAGTATACAAAGAATATGCAGCAGAACAAGATGTTAAACTAAGCTTCCTACCATATATTGCGAAAGCATTAGCGATTGTTGTAGAGAAATATCCAGAATTAAATGCAAGTCTAGATATGGTCAATGAAGAAGTAGTCTATCATCATACATGCAATGTAGGAATTGCAACAAACACAGATCAAGGTTTATATGTTCCTGTATTAAAAGATGTAAAACGTAAAGGATTGTTAGCTTTAGCTAAAGAAATTTCTAATAATACAAGTGATGCTTTAGCAGGAAGTTTATCTGCAGAAGCAATGCGTGGTGGAACGATTACGATTACTAATATTGGTTCTATCGGTGGTGGATTCTTTACTCCAATTATTCGTTACCCAGAAGTAGCAATCTTAGGTATTGGTAAGATTAAAGAAGCACCAATTGTTAAAGATGGAGAAATTGTTGTTGGTAAACAACTTGCCTTATCTTTAAGTTTCGACCATCGCTTAATTGATGGTGCGTTAGCTCAAAACGCGATGAATGAATTGAAACGTCTGTTAGCAGATCCACAATTATTATTATTAGAAGGGTAG
- the lpdA gene encoding dihydrolipoyl dehydrogenase, whose product MVVGDFPIELDTVVIGAGPGGYVAAIRAAQMGQKVAVIEKGNVGGVCLNVGCIPSKALIHAGEVLEAATHSEFMGIQIEKATVDFAKTQEWKASVVNKLTSGVRYLLKKNGVEIIEGEAIFVDDNHLRVMTEESGQSYSFEHAIIATGSTPVEIPSLAYGTRIIDSTGALNLPEVPKSLVIVGGGVIGCELGTAYAHLGSEVTILEGADRILPPFDADLSKLVTKEMEKQGMKIETSVMAKSATETETEATLVYEKDGVEHTLTADYILVAVGRKPNTKELGLEMASVEVDERGFIQVDECGRTTNESIFAIGDIVAGPQLAHKASYEGKVAAEVISGKDVTVDYRAIPAVAFTSPEVATTGVTLSEIEGDDRFVVSTFPLASNGRALSLNATDGFIRFISTKENKILVGCQIAGPSASDLIAEATLAIEAGMNVEDIALTIHPHPSLSETLMDTAELAQGMPIHI is encoded by the coding sequence ATGGTTGTAGGAGATTTTCCAATTGAATTAGATACAGTTGTTATTGGAGCAGGACCAGGAGGATATGTTGCTGCGATTCGTGCGGCTCAAATGGGACAAAAAGTAGCAGTCATTGAAAAAGGAAATGTCGGCGGTGTTTGTCTAAATGTGGGTTGTATTCCTTCTAAAGCATTAATTCATGCAGGAGAAGTGTTAGAAGCTGCTACTCACAGTGAATTTATGGGAATTCAAATCGAAAAAGCAACAGTTGATTTTGCTAAAACACAAGAATGGAAAGCAAGTGTAGTGAATAAATTGACTTCCGGTGTACGCTATTTATTAAAGAAAAATGGCGTTGAAATTATTGAAGGGGAAGCAATTTTTGTTGATGATAATCATTTGCGTGTAATGACAGAAGAAAGTGGCCAATCTTATTCTTTTGAACATGCGATTATTGCTACAGGAAGCACACCAGTAGAAATCCCATCTTTAGCTTATGGAACAAGAATTATTGATTCTACAGGAGCTCTAAATTTACCAGAAGTACCAAAATCTTTAGTCATTGTAGGTGGAGGAGTTATCGGTTGTGAATTAGGAACTGCTTACGCTCATTTAGGATCTGAAGTTACAATTTTAGAAGGTGCAGATCGCATTTTACCACCATTTGATGCTGATTTATCTAAATTGGTTACAAAAGAAATGGAAAAACAAGGTATGAAGATTGAAACTTCAGTTATGGCTAAATCTGCAACAGAAACAGAAACTGAAGCAACTCTAGTTTATGAAAAAGATGGGGTAGAACACACATTAACAGCAGATTATATTTTAGTTGCTGTAGGTCGTAAACCAAATACAAAAGAATTAGGATTAGAAATGGCCAGTGTTGAAGTCGATGAACGTGGCTTTATCCAAGTCGATGAATGTGGACGCACAACGAATGAAAGTATTTTTGCCATTGGTGATATTGTAGCAGGACCACAATTAGCGCATAAAGCTTCTTATGAAGGAAAAGTTGCAGCAGAAGTAATTAGTGGAAAAGATGTGACTGTAGATTATCGTGCGATTCCAGCAGTAGCCTTTACAAGTCCAGAAGTAGCCACTACTGGAGTTACGCTAAGTGAAATCGAAGGTGATGATCGTTTTGTTGTAAGTACTTTCCCACTAGCAAGTAATGGTCGTGCGTTATCTTTAAATGCAACCGATGGATTTATTCGCTTTATCTCAACAAAAGAAAATAAAATTCTAGTAGGTTGTCAAATTGCAGGACCAAGCGCAAGTGATTTAATTGCCGAAGCAACTTTAGCAATTGAAGCAGGAATGAATGTAGAAGATATTGCATTAACGATTCATCCCCATCCATCTCTTTCTGAGACATTGATGGATACTGCTGAACTTGCACAAGGAATGCCTATCCATATATAA
- the typA gene encoding translational GTPase TypA, whose amino-acid sequence MKTRDDIRNVAIIAHVDHGKTTLVNELLKQSDTLDAHTQLDERAMDSNDLEKERGITILAKNTAVDYKGTRINIMDTPGHADFGGEVERIMKMVDGVVLVVDAYEGTMPQTRFVLKKALEQKLTPILVVNKIDRDAARPEEVVDEVLELFIELGADDEQLEFPVVYTSAFNGTSSLESDPATQEHTMDPLFDTIIDHIPAPVDNSDEPLQFQVSLLDYNDYVGRIGIGRVFRGTIKVGDQVSLLKLDGSVKNFRVTKLFGFFGLNRLEIQEAKAGDLIAVSGMEDIFVGETVTPVDAQEALPVLRIDEPTLQMEFRVNNSPFAGREGKFVTARKIEERLMSELQTDVSLRVEPTDSPDAWIVSGRGELHLSILIENMRREGYELQVSRPQVIEREIDGVLCEPFERVQVDTPEEYMGSVIDTLNQRKGEMQEMINQGNGQVRLIYLVPARGLIGYPTEFLSLTRGYGILNHTFDCYQPVIKGQIGGRHNGALVSIDTGKATTYSIMSVEERGTIFVNPGTEVYEGMIIGQNSRDNDLTVNITKAKQMTNVRSATKDQTAVIKTPRILTLEESLEFLADDEYCEVTPESIRLRKKILNKNEREKAEKRAKKMENNKD is encoded by the coding sequence TTGAAAACAAGAGATGACATTCGTAACGTTGCTATTATTGCCCACGTTGACCATGGGAAAACAACATTAGTAAACGAATTATTAAAACAATCAGATACATTAGATGCACATACACAATTAGATGAACGTGCGATGGACTCTAATGATTTAGAAAAAGAACGCGGAATTACAATTTTAGCGAAAAATACTGCGGTTGATTATAAAGGTACTCGCATTAATATCATGGATACTCCTGGACACGCCGACTTTGGTGGGGAAGTAGAACGTATCATGAAAATGGTAGACGGAGTAGTTTTAGTTGTGGATGCTTATGAAGGTACAATGCCACAAACTCGCTTTGTATTGAAAAAAGCTCTAGAACAAAAATTAACTCCAATTTTAGTAGTCAACAAAATTGACCGTGATGCTGCTCGTCCAGAAGAAGTAGTGGATGAAGTGTTGGAATTATTTATCGAATTAGGAGCAGATGATGAACAATTAGAATTCCCTGTAGTTTATACTTCTGCTTTCAATGGAACATCAAGTTTAGAAAGTGATCCTGCTACACAAGAGCATACAATGGATCCTTTATTCGATACTATTATCGACCACATCCCAGCTCCAGTGGATAACAGTGATGAACCATTACAATTCCAAGTATCATTATTAGACTACAATGATTATGTAGGTCGTATCGGAATTGGCCGTGTTTTCCGTGGAACAATCAAAGTAGGAGACCAAGTATCATTATTAAAACTAGATGGTAGCGTGAAAAACTTCCGTGTTACTAAATTATTTGGTTTCTTTGGATTAAACCGTTTAGAAATTCAAGAAGCAAAAGCAGGAGATTTAATCGCTGTTTCTGGTATGGAAGATATCTTCGTTGGTGAAACTGTAACTCCTGTAGATGCCCAAGAAGCATTACCAGTATTACGTATTGATGAACCAACTTTACAAATGGAGTTCCGTGTAAATAATTCTCCATTTGCAGGTCGTGAAGGTAAATTTGTTACTGCACGTAAAATTGAAGAACGTTTAATGAGCGAATTACAAACAGACGTATCTTTACGTGTAGAACCAACAGATTCTCCAGATGCATGGATCGTTTCTGGCCGTGGGGAATTACATTTGTCTATCTTAATCGAAAATATGCGTCGTGAAGGATATGAATTACAAGTATCTCGTCCACAAGTAATTGAACGTGAAATTGATGGCGTATTATGTGAACCATTTGAACGTGTACAAGTAGATACACCAGAAGAATATATGGGTAGCGTTATTGATACATTGAACCAACGTAAAGGTGAAATGCAAGAAATGATTAACCAAGGAAATGGACAAGTTCGTTTAATTTACTTAGTGCCAGCTCGTGGTTTAATTGGATATCCAACAGAATTCTTATCATTAACTCGTGGTTATGGTATCTTGAACCATACATTTGACTGCTACCAACCAGTAATTAAAGGTCAAATTGGTGGTCGTCACAATGGTGCTTTAGTATCTATTGATACAGGAAAAGCAACAACTTATTCTATTATGTCTGTTGAAGAACGTGGTACGATCTTTGTTAACCCAGGTACTGAAGTTTATGAAGGTATGATTATTGGTCAAAATAGCCGTGATAACGACTTAACTGTAAATATCACAAAAGCAAAACAAATGACAAACGTTCGTTCTGCTACTAAAGACCAAACTGCGGTTATTAAAACTCCACGTATTTTAACACTAGAAGAATCATTAGAATTCTTAGCTGATGATGAATATTGTGAAGTAACTCCTGAAAGCATCCGTTTACGTAAGAAAATTTTGAATAAAAATGAACGTGAAAAAGCGGAAAAACGTGCTAAAAAAATGGAAAACAATAAAGATTAA
- a CDS encoding alpha-ketoacid dehydrogenase subunit beta, which translates to MAQMTMIKAITQALEVALERDENTLVFGEDVGNNGGVFRATEGLQEKFGPDRVFDTPLAESGILGLAYGLALENYRPIPEIQFYGFMYEAMDEIAGQIARARFKMAGTRNMPVTIRAPFGGGVHTPEMHADSLEGLLAQTPGIRVVVPSNPYDAKGLLLSSIESNDPVMFLEHMKLYRSVRDEVPEEYYTVPLDKARVAKEGSDVTLIAYGYMVQEALKAAQQLEKEGIQAEVIDLRTISPLDTNTILNSVKKTGRAIVIQEAQRQAGVAAQVVAEIAEHAILYLSAPVMRVTAPDTVYPFGQMENAWLPNAKDIEKAAKEAMTY; encoded by the coding sequence ATGGCACAAATGACAATGATTAAAGCAATTACACAAGCTTTGGAAGTTGCTTTAGAACGAGATGAAAATACATTAGTTTTCGGAGAAGACGTAGGGAATAACGGTGGAGTGTTCCGTGCAACAGAAGGATTACAAGAAAAATTTGGTCCAGATCGTGTATTTGATACTCCATTAGCAGAATCAGGAATTTTAGGACTGGCTTATGGATTGGCATTAGAAAATTATCGACCAATTCCAGAAATTCAATTCTATGGTTTTATGTATGAAGCAATGGATGAAATTGCAGGGCAAATTGCTCGTGCTCGTTTCAAAATGGCTGGAACAAGAAATATGCCAGTAACAATTCGTGCGCCTTTTGGTGGAGGAGTTCATACTCCAGAAATGCATGCGGATAGTTTAGAAGGATTATTAGCACAAACTCCAGGGATTCGTGTAGTTGTTCCATCAAATCCTTATGATGCAAAAGGGTTATTATTATCTTCCATTGAAAGTAATGATCCAGTAATGTTCCTAGAACATATGAAATTATATCGTTCTGTGCGCGATGAAGTACCAGAAGAATATTATACAGTGCCTTTGGATAAAGCGCGTGTAGCGAAAGAAGGTTCTGATGTAACATTAATTGCTTATGGATATATGGTCCAAGAAGCATTAAAAGCTGCACAACAATTAGAAAAAGAAGGTATCCAAGCTGAGGTAATTGATTTAAGAACCATTTCTCCATTGGATACAAATACGATTTTAAATTCAGTGAAGAAAACAGGACGTGCAATTGTTATTCAAGAAGCACAACGTCAAGCTGGAGTTGCGGCACAAGTGGTCGCAGAAATTGCAGAACACGCGATTTTATACTTATCTGCACCTGTAATGCGTGTTACTGCTCCAGATACGGTTTATCCATTTGGTCAAATGGAAAATGCATGGTTACCAAATGCTAAAGATATTGAAAAAGCAGCCAAAGAGGCAATGACTTATTAG